CCTGCCACTTGGCGATCTTGCCTTCGTAGAACGCCAGCAATTCCTCGCGCGTCACCTCGGCGCCGGGCTTCTTCATCACCACCACGATCGGGCGCTCGTCCCACTTGGGGTGCTTCATACCGACGCAGGCCGCCATGGCCACGGCCGGGTGCGCCATGGCGATGTTTTCCACGTCGATGGAGCTGATCCACTCGCCACCTGACTTGATCACGTCCTTG
The bacterium DNA segment above includes these coding regions:
- a CDS encoding long-chain fatty acid--CoA ligase (activates fatty acids by binding to coenzyme A), translated to KDVIKSGGEWISSIDVENIAMAHPAVAMAACVGMKHPKWDERPIVVVMKKPGAEVTREELLAFYEGKIAKWQVPDDVVFVDAIPLGATGKMQKMTLRQQLKDYVLPGL